One Triticum dicoccoides isolate Atlit2015 ecotype Zavitan chromosome 5B, WEW_v2.0, whole genome shotgun sequence genomic window carries:
- the LOC119310531 gene encoding uncharacterized protein LOC119310531, with the protein MADAAGKAQAAREVCAASAAFASCPHRRRSPRRAHFVDWYLVLAIGEAASEDAIKRRYRHLALQLHPDKNRHPKAEVAFKLVSEIRNLHTPAHACLTDKARRRAFDAERSTAFCAACHERQQSRGSVAKQGSGGRRPPAPTQALREVQNRLRDECRVIDDCLRANAAGARRRQSFPLFDPSDRQRFPDYPHARPPPSFAECRQFEEEELGAGHGHQSWCTNGSCESPVYQVRTAPERAARTNRPW; encoded by the exons ATGGCGGACGCGGCCGGGAAGGCGCAGGCGGCCCGCGAGGTGTGCGCGGCGTCGGCTGCCTTCGCGTCCTGCCCGCAccgccgccgctccccgcgccgcGCGCACTTCGTCGACTGGTACCTCGTCCTCGCC ATCGGCGAGGCCGCGTCGGAGGACGCCATCAAGCGGCGGTACCGGCACCTCG CTCTGCAGCTGCACCCGGACAAGAACAGGCATCCCAAGGCAGAGGTCGCCTTCAAGCTCGTCTCCGAGATACGTAATTTACACACGCCT GCGCACGCGTGCCTGACGGACAAGGCGCGCCGGAGGGCCTTCGACGCCGAGCGCTCCACGGCCTTCTGCGCCGCGTGCCATGAACGT CAGCAATCCCGCGGATCCGTCGCGAAGCAGGGCAGCGGCGGGAGGAGGCCGCCCGCGCCGACGCAGGCGCTACGGGAGGTGCAGAACCGACTGCGGGACGAATGCCGGGTCATCGACGACTGCCTGCGCGCCAACGCCGCCGGCGCGCGCAGGCGCCAGTCCTTCCCGCTCTTCGACCCGTCCGACCGGCAGCGCTTCCCGGACTACCCGCACGCCCGGCCCCCGCCGTCGTTCGCAGAGTGCCGGCAGTTCGAGGAGGAGGAGCTCGGCGCAGGCCACGGCCACCAGAGCTGGTGCACAAACGGCAGCTGCGAGTCGCCGGTGTACCAGGTCAGGACCGCGCCGGAGCGCGCCGCGAGGACGAACCGCCCTTGGTGA
- the LOC119312635 gene encoding pumilio homolog 24-like, with product MAGGGDHPGAKKRKRVAAGRPEGPSKRAKGKKPYEAPAARGGGGSKEEPQPVTAMDERVAAEEMSESTKLDNNLVKELTMLCVKMKYHNTTTIRRCRLVTEALRKMDGKYLEIARSPTACVLQATRPQKIASLLVLYSTELQLSNDLKEEKPCRFSLLNIISKLGLQKSSVLQYMTTVIQPVLEKGIVEYSIVHTVILEYLTIADKTSALDVIRQLIPHLTQRTYAVDELSGVARLLGKSEVEKKRSSKPLLIQIMQMKEGLKLGLACLKHGLAEDRKMIIKSLKGRIMKLALSDYRCLFVICLLSIVDNTELVTEVVIDELKKQLKELIFDKNGRHPLLQLFHPLCSRYLTLGELFYLNYNVPSLVSKVNFGSKLDDVADKEHGGSEDTLIASDSKEDLIKRRQELLVKSELYEVLIETCIENVGQLLRTNFGKDVLYEVAVGGKNNFLEGVTDRIHVLHNAIACDAARLRTDDGDEHAFDNHHSSRIIRRMILDCPAFAATLWEKALEGKCKLYADGFSSMVLAAYLESPDSMVKDLAKSELQPLIDGGILKPQEHKAEEEKSAMECSSDESSSELSDTDTGYHAKKAYKDLKSGKLVARFGTDRFRCPFCPEKKKLDYRYRELIQHVIVVGASRRPWKVRANHRALAKHLETDHADAPGSSKMPLRQAEALYLSKIKSSQAGPRSTCKPSR from the exons atggccggcggcggcgacCACCCGGGCGCCAAAAAGCGGAAGCGCGTGGCGGCGGGGAGGCCCGAGGGGCCGTCCAAGCGGGCCAAGGGGAAGAAGCCCTACGAAGCCCccgcggcgcgcggcggcggcgggtccaAGGAGGAGCCGCAGCCCGTCACCGCCATGGACGAGCGGGTCGCAGCCGAG GAAATGTCCGAGTCGACGAAGCTCGATAACAACCTCGTGAAg GAACTCACAATGCTATGTGTAAAGATGAAATACCATAACACGACAACGATCAGGAGATGCAG GCTAGTTACCGAGGCTCTCCGTAAAATGGATGGGAAATATTTAGAAATTGCTAGATCCCCTACCGCATGTGTTCTTCAA GCGACGCGGCCTCAGAAaatag ccagtcttttgg TATTGTACTCCACTGAGCTTCAGCTGTCCAATGACCTGAAAGAAGAAAAACCATGCAGGTTCAG TTTGTTAAACATAATTTCCAAGCTTGGACTACAGAAATCATCTGTCCTGCAGTATATGACTACTGTTATCCAGCCAGTTCTGGAAAAGGGTATTGTTGAGTATTCCATAGTACACACGGTCATATTGGAGTACTTAACAATTGCAGATAAG ACATCAGCCTTGGACGTGATTCGTCAATTAATCCCCCATCTTACTCAACGGACATACGCCGTAGATGAACTATCAGGTGTCGCCAGATTACTAGGGAAATCAGAAGTGGAGAAGAAAAGATCTTCAAAACCACTTCTCATTCAGATCATGCAGATGAAGGAAGGATTAAAATTAGGGCTTGCTTGCCTCAAGCATGGCCTTGCGGAG GATAGGAAGATGATTATCAAAAGCTTGAAGGGGAGGATTATGAAGCTTGCTCTCAGTGATTATAGATGCCTT TTCGTTATTTGTCTTCTCTCCATTGTTGACAACACAGAACTTGTTACTGAG GTTGTAATTGATGAGTTGAAAAAGCAGTTAAAGGAACTCATATTTGACAAG AACGGGAGACACCCATTGCTGCAGCTATTTCACCCACTTTGTTCACGTTATCTGACGCTGGGTGAATTGTTTTATCTGAACTACAACGTGCCTTCCCTTGTTTCAAAG GTTAACTTTGGTAGTAAGTTGGATGATGTAGCTGACAAAGAACATGGGGGTTCAGAAGACACACTGATTGCATCTGATAGCAAGGAAGACCTGATTAAACGGCGGCAAGAACTGTTGGTGAAAAGCGAGCTTTATGAG GTTCTCATCGAGACTTGCATTGAAAATGTTGGACAGTTACTTCGAACAAACTTTGGCAAAGATGTACTATATGAG GTTGCTGTAGGTGGAAAAAATAACTTCTTGGAGGGGGTCACTGACAGGATCCACGTACTTCACAATGCTATAGCTTGTGACGCAGCGCGCCTGAGGACAGATGACGGTGATGAGCACGCCTTTGATAACCACCACTCCAGCCGCATAATCAGAAGAATGATACTTGATTGTCCTGCATTTGCTGCTACCCTCTGGGAAAAAGCCCTTGAAGGGAAATGCAAGTTATATGCAGATGGATTCAG CTCCATGGTGCTGGCTGCCTATCTGGAATCTCCAGATTCCATGGTGAAGGATCTTGCGAAATCCGAGTTGCAACCGCTCATCGACGGTGGCATACTGAAGCCTCAGGAACATAAAGCAGAGGAGGAGAA GTCTGCCATGGAGTGTAGTTCCGACGAGTCATCATCAGAGCTAAGCGATACAGATACTGGCTACCATGCCAAAAAAGCATACAAGGATTTGAAGTCTGGCAAGCTTGTGGCGAGGTTTGGCACCGACAGGTTTAGATGCCCGTTCTGCCCCGAGAAGAAGAAGCTGGACTACCGTTACCGTGAGCTGATTCAGCATGTCATTGTCGTGGGTGCATCCAGGCGTCCTTGGAAGGTGAGGGCAAACCACCGGGCCCTGGCTAAACATCTCGAGACGGACCATGCTGATGCACCAGGCTCATCCAAAATGCCTCTACGACAAGCTGAGGCACTGTACCTCTCTAAAATAAAGAGCAGTCAAGCTGGGCCAAGATCTACCTGCAAACCAAGCAGATAA